GATATTTTTAAAGTGCTGCTCATGCTCTTTAAAGTATTTTTCCATAAATTCGATACCGCCTTTAATAGCCTTATTATCCAAATTTTAGCCTTTTTTTAAATTTCAAATCCAAAATTCTAACCAAATATAACTAATACTTAGCTTACTTAAAACTTAAAATTTACAACTAATAGTAAATTTAATAAACATTTACTACTATTTTGTAAAATCATAAAAAAATTTAAAGGAGAGAATAATGAGTTTATACAACAGAGACTACGCAAGAGAGTCTTATGAAGTAGAAGAAGTTTATCAAGGACAGATTAGTACATTTGTAAAAAGCACTTACAAACTAATAGCCGCTTCACTTATAGCTGCTATTGCTGGGGCTTATATTGGTATGGGCTTAAAACCGATGGGATTTTTGATTCCACTTATTGTAGAACTTGGCTTACTTTTTGGTATGTCATGGGCTGATAAAAATGGCAAAGCAAACTTAGCCTTAACACTGCTTTTTGCATTTACATTTGCAACAGGAATCTTTTTAGGACCAGTTATTAGTATGTTTATTGGAGCAGGAATGGGACATGTTGTAACTCAAGCTTTTGTTGCAACAGCTGTTACATTTGGTGGACTTACACTATATGCTATGAATACAAAAAATGACTTTAGCTCATGGGGAAAACCGATGTTTTTCATCCTAATAGGAGTTATCATAGCTGGTCTTTTAAATGCGTTTGTATTTAGAAGCACAATGGGTTCACTTGTGATCTCAAGCATTTCAGCTATACTTTTTTCAGCTTATATTCTTTATGATACTCAAAACATAATAAGAGGAGCTTATGAGTCACCAGTTATGGCAGCAGTTGGAATGTACCTAAATATCTTAAATCTTTTTGTGTCACTTCTAAATATCCTTGGAATCGCAAATAGAGAGTAAAATTTACCGCGTCATTGACGCCAACCTCAACAGATACAAAGAGGGAATTAGAGTCGTAGAGGATATACTTCGCTACGGCTTTGATAATAAAGATATATCCTTAAAACTTAAAAATCTTCGCCACAAGGCAAATTTAAAGTCTAGCTTAGAATTTATAAAATTCAGAGACGCCCAAAATGATGCGTTAAAACCGACTTTAAATTTAGAGCTAAAAAGGGAAAATTTAAACTCCTTAATAACTGCAAATTTAAAAAGAGCCCAGGAAAGCTCTAGAGTTTTAGAGGAGTGTTTTAAGCTTTTTGACGCACAAATTTCAGAAATTTTTAAAAATGCTAGATATGAGCTTTATACAGTCGAAAAGGAAATTTTAAAGCTAAATTTATAAATTTTAAGGTATAATCTTGGGTTTATACAACAAAAAAGGATCAAATTTGACAACATTTTTTTTAGTTTTACAATTCGTTCTTGCAGGACTTTTAACTATCGTAATCCTACTTCAAAAGAGCGAGTCAATGGGCTTTGGCTCATATAGCGGAAGCAACGAGAGTCTATTTGGAGCAAAAGGAGCAAATGCATTTTTAGCTAAAGTTACAGCCGTTTTGGGCTTTGTTTTTATCGTAAATACAATCGCTTTAGGATATAGTTTTTCTCAAAGCGTAAGTAGTTCTGTACTTGATAAAGTAGATACAAAAGCTATCCAAACCGATAATTCAAAACCTCAAGTTCCACAAATTCCAGCAGCAAAATAACTTAAAGGAGAGATATGTTAGAAGAGATTTATGAGAGTCAAAAAGATAGCTCAAACAAAGCCATAGACTCGTTAAAAAGGGACTTTACAACACTAAGAACAGGCAAAGTTAATGTAAATATTTTAGATAATATCTATGTTGATTACTATGGAAACCAAACTCCACTTAATCAAGTAGCTTCAGTTTTAACAACAGATGCTACAACTATCACAATAAATCCTTGGGAAAAACCTATGCTTAAAACCATAGAAAGTGCAATACAAGCAGCTAATATCGGCGTAAACCCAAACAATGATGGTGAAACTATTAAACTTTTCTTTCCTCCAATGACAACAGAACAAAGGCAAGAAAATGTAAAAAAATCAAAAGCCATGGGAGAAAAAGCAAAAGTTAGCATTAGAAATGCAAGAAAAGACGCAAACGATGCTATCAAAAAAGTAGAAAAAGAATTTTCTGAAGATGAGATCAAAAAAGCTCACGATGAAGTTCAAAAAATAACTGATGCCTATATAGAAAAAGTAGAAGAAACTCTTAAAAACAAAGAAGTAGAGCTTTTAAAAGTATGATAAATATTGAAGAAATTTATAAAGAGTGTGGTGCTTACCTAAAAGGCCACTTCCTACTAAGTAGCGGTAAGCACTCACAGTTTTATCTCCAAAGCGCTAAAGTTTTAGAGTATCCGAATTTAGCTCAAAATTTAGCCAAAGAACTAGCTAACATAATCACAAAAAGTGGTATAAAAGTTGACTCGGTATGCTCTCCAGCAATTGGTGGAATTTTAGCTGGATATGAGTTAGCAAGAGCTCTTGATACTCGCTTTATATTTGCTGAAAGAGTTGATGGCAAGATGAATTTAAGGCGTGGTTTTAGCGTAAAAGATGGTGAAACTTTTATAATCTGCGAAGATATAATTACAACTGGTGGTTCAGCCCTAGAAGTTGCCAAACTTATAAATAGTCTAGGTGGCAATGTTTTAGCCTTTGCAGCCTTAGCAAATAGAGGCTTTTGTAAGGTTGAGAATTTAGAAAATTCAAGAAAAGATAGCTGTAAACTACCACTTGATAAACCGCTTTTTTCTCTTGGAAATTTTGAATTTGAAATTTATGACCCTGATGACTGTCCACTTTGCGAAAATGGAAGCAGAGCTATAAAACCAGGAAGCAATACAAACCATGGCTAAAAGAAAGGCTGTCATCGCACCTATTTTTTTGCGAGTTAAGGCCTTTATTTTAGATATTTTTTTTATTGCAATGCCATTTTTCGTCATAATGATGGTCTCATTTAGCTCTAAAGATATCACAGATGAGAAAAAAAATCTTATCACATTGATATGGATTTTTTATGGCATTATCACCTCTATACTCTATGCAAAAAAAGCTCAAACACCAGGATACAAAGCGTGTGAAATTTATCTAATAGACTTAAGAGATGGCAAAAAACCCACATTCTTACAGGCTATATTTAGATACGCTGTTTTTATCGTTTCAGCTGCGTTTTTAGTTGGAATAGTTCTTTGTTTTTTTAGAAAAGACAAGTTAAATTTACACGATATTATTTCAAAAACCGCCCCTATTAAGGAGAAAGTTTAGTTTAAGTTATAAAGTAACATTACCATAATAATATCCTAAATTTAGTTTGTTTTCAGACTTGCTGACTATAATATAAAAATACAATAGTTAAAAAACAAACCTTAAAAAGCGAGCACTGATGGATAAGCAAATTTTAAAACGCGACGGAATAAAAGAAGAATTTCACGCCTACAAGATAGAAGATGCCATTAAAGAGGCGTTTAAAAGCGTATCACAGCCATATGATAAAGATGTATTTTACGGCGTAATCGATGAGATAGCATTTAAAGAGATAGTAGCTGTTGAAGATATACAAAATATCATAGAAAAGGTGCTTTTCAAAAAAGGGTATTTTGAAGTAATGAAAAGCTTTATGCTTTATCGCCACACTCATAAAATGCAAAGAGAGCAAATTTTAGGGCTAAATGACGACACGACTTATATAAACTCGACCCAAACTATAAATGAGTATATAAACGGCACAGACTGGAGAATTTCAGCAAACTCAAACACAAGCTACTCAAACGCAGGACTTATAAACAACACCGCTGGAAAAGTCATCGCAAACTACTGGCTAGACGCTGTTTATAGTAAAGAAGAGGGTCTTGCACATAGAAATGGTGATTATCACATTCACGACTTAGACTGCTTGACAGGATACTGTGCTGGGTGGAGTTTAAGGGCTTTGTTAAATGAGGGATTTAACGGCGTTCGTGGTAGAGTTGAAAGCCGTCCGCCAAAGCACTTTCGTGAAGCACTTTATCAAATGGCAAATTTTTTAGGAATTTTACAAAGCGAGTGGGCTGGAGCTCAGGCGTTTTCTAGCTTTGATACATATTTAGCACCTTATGTTTTTAGAGATAAATTAAGCTATTCTGAGATGAAAAAGGCAATTACAAATTTCATCTTTAACCTAAATGTTCCTGCAAGATGGGGTCAAAGTCCTTTTACAAATATAACTATTGATTTAACGCCCCCACAGGATTTAAAAGATCAAATTCCAACTCATGATGATAGACATCTTTTTAGAGATTTAGAGGGTGATGAGGAACTTTTAGAGTTAGCTAAAAGCCGTGGTAAAAAGCGTTTAATTGATATGACATATGGCGATTTTCAGCCTGAAATGGACGCGATAAATAAAGCATTTTACGAAGTTATGACAAAAGGTGACCGCCTAGGTCAGCCATTTACTTTTCCGATCCCAACTGTAAATATTACAAATGATTTTAACTGGGATAGCGAAGTAGCGGATGCTTTGTTTGAAAATACAGCAAAAATTGGCTCAAGCTATTTTCAAAATTTCATCGGAAGCCAGTATATAAAAGATGAAAATGGAAATTTAGTAGAAAACCCAAAAGCTTATAAACCAGGTCATGTAAGGAGTATGTGTTGTAGGCTTCAGCTTGATTTAAGAGAGCTTTTAAAGCGTGGTGGTGGGCTTTTTGGAAGTGCTGAGATGACTGGAAGTATCGGCGTTGTGACTATAAATTTAGCCA
The sequence above is a segment of the Campylobacter corcagiensis genome. Coding sequences within it:
- a CDS encoding RDD family protein, with the protein product MAKRKAVIAPIFLRVKAFILDIFFIAMPFFVIMMVSFSSKDITDEKKNLITLIWIFYGIITSILYAKKAQTPGYKACEIYLIDLRDGKKPTFLQAIFRYAVFIVSAAFLVGIVLCFFRKDKLNLHDIISKTAPIKEKV
- a CDS encoding Bax inhibitor-1/YccA family protein; translation: MSLYNRDYARESYEVEEVYQGQISTFVKSTYKLIAASLIAAIAGAYIGMGLKPMGFLIPLIVELGLLFGMSWADKNGKANLALTLLFAFTFATGIFLGPVISMFIGAGMGHVVTQAFVATAVTFGGLTLYAMNTKNDFSSWGKPMFFILIGVIIAGLLNAFVFRSTMGSLVISSISAILFSAYILYDTQNIIRGAYESPVMAAVGMYLNILNLFVSLLNILGIANRE
- the secG gene encoding preprotein translocase subunit SecG, translated to MTTFFLVLQFVLAGLLTIVILLQKSESMGFGSYSGSNESLFGAKGANAFLAKVTAVLGFVFIVNTIALGYSFSQSVSSSVLDKVDTKAIQTDNSKPQVPQIPAAK
- the pyrE gene encoding orotate phosphoribosyltransferase, with product MNIEEIYKECGAYLKGHFLLSSGKHSQFYLQSAKVLEYPNLAQNLAKELANIITKSGIKVDSVCSPAIGGILAGYELARALDTRFIFAERVDGKMNLRRGFSVKDGETFIICEDIITTGGSALEVAKLINSLGGNVLAFAALANRGFCKVENLENSRKDSCKLPLDKPLFSLGNFEFEIYDPDDCPLCENGSRAIKPGSNTNHG
- a CDS encoding ribonucleoside triphosphate reductase: MDKQILKRDGIKEEFHAYKIEDAIKEAFKSVSQPYDKDVFYGVIDEIAFKEIVAVEDIQNIIEKVLFKKGYFEVMKSFMLYRHTHKMQREQILGLNDDTTYINSTQTINEYINGTDWRISANSNTSYSNAGLINNTAGKVIANYWLDAVYSKEEGLAHRNGDYHIHDLDCLTGYCAGWSLRALLNEGFNGVRGRVESRPPKHFREALYQMANFLGILQSEWAGAQAFSSFDTYLAPYVFRDKLSYSEMKKAITNFIFNLNVPARWGQSPFTNITIDLTPPQDLKDQIPTHDDRHLFRDLEGDEELLELAKSRGKKRLIDMTYGDFQPEMDAINKAFYEVMTKGDRLGQPFTFPIPTVNITNDFNWDSEVADALFENTAKIGSSYFQNFIGSQYIKDENGNLVENPKAYKPGHVRSMCCRLQLDLRELLKRGGGLFGSAEMTGSIGVVTINLARLGYLHKNDKNALYKKLDYLCELAKSTLEKKRVFVQEMYDRGLYPYTARYLPGFKNHFSTIGINGANEMIRNFTDDKENITTKFGREFALEMIEYLREKIKSFQQTTGNLYNLEATPAEGTTYRFAKEDIKRFPDIIQAGTKENNYYTNSTQLPANFGDDPFEALDLQDELQSNYTGGTVFHLYMKERISSKEACKNLVKNIVTNYKLPYITITPVFSVCKIHGYIAGEHEFCPLCDSEILKKAN
- the frr gene encoding ribosome recycling factor — protein: MLEEIYESQKDSSNKAIDSLKRDFTTLRTGKVNVNILDNIYVDYYGNQTPLNQVASVLTTDATTITINPWEKPMLKTIESAIQAANIGVNPNNDGETIKLFFPPMTTEQRQENVKKSKAMGEKAKVSIRNARKDANDAIKKVEKEFSEDEIKKAHDEVQKITDAYIEKVEETLKNKEVELLKV